From Streptomyces sp. GSL17-111, one genomic window encodes:
- a CDS encoding DNA cytosine methyltransferase — translation MPELREGRHGVGTCVELFAGGGGLAMAVHAAGFRPLLVNECAKWACESLRVNPPDPEDPEKRWPLVQGDVREVDYTKYVNEEVDVLAGGPPCQPFSLGGAHKGMEDERNMFPEMFRAIRELRPKAVICENVRGLLRPSFRPYFKYILNEMRLPFEQRDEEASWEDHNEILEKLIANETVEPSKRYEVKEIEVNAANYGVPQIRNRVLIVAFRADLNIDWVKFAPQQTHSEESMIHSMREGGDYWRRHHTVDPDVRKRVIANLPRLDYDDPKTQEKLKLAPWRTLRDAIKGIDENEGNPLPDVTEEAVREKIEVEGIPDHIGWPGARMYTGHTPNVLDRPAKTVKAGVHGVPGGESVMQLDDVSFVNHGGGTGFRYMTVRETARVMTFPDHVVLGGPRGEKMRQLGNAVPVKLGAVFSKAVAEALTSSGALEDPEKRK, via the coding sequence ATGCCTGAGCTGCGAGAAGGACGCCACGGGGTGGGAACGTGTGTAGAGCTGTTCGCGGGTGGCGGGGGGCTCGCGATGGCTGTGCACGCTGCGGGCTTCCGTCCGCTCCTGGTGAATGAATGCGCCAAGTGGGCCTGTGAGTCCCTGAGGGTCAACCCGCCGGACCCCGAAGATCCGGAGAAGCGATGGCCCCTCGTACAGGGCGACGTGCGTGAGGTCGACTACACGAAGTATGTGAACGAGGAGGTCGATGTCCTCGCGGGCGGGCCACCCTGCCAGCCGTTCAGTTTGGGAGGCGCCCACAAAGGCATGGAAGACGAACGGAACATGTTTCCGGAGATGTTTCGTGCCATTCGCGAGCTGAGACCAAAAGCGGTGATCTGCGAGAACGTGCGCGGCCTCCTCAGGCCATCCTTCAGGCCTTACTTCAAGTACATCCTCAACGAGATGCGCCTGCCCTTTGAGCAGCGCGATGAAGAAGCCTCATGGGAAGACCACAACGAGATCCTCGAAAAGCTCATCGCCAACGAAACAGTTGAGCCGTCGAAGCGATACGAGGTGAAAGAAATTGAGGTCAACGCCGCCAACTACGGTGTGCCGCAAATCCGAAACCGCGTACTCATTGTCGCTTTCCGCGCCGACCTCAATATCGACTGGGTCAAATTTGCACCCCAGCAGACGCACTCCGAAGAATCAATGATTCACTCGATGCGTGAAGGTGGAGACTACTGGAGGCGCCACCATACGGTGGATCCCGACGTGCGGAAACGCGTCATCGCCAATCTGCCGAGGCTCGACTACGACGACCCAAAGACTCAGGAGAAGCTGAAGCTGGCGCCGTGGCGCACATTGCGGGATGCCATCAAGGGTATTGACGAGAACGAGGGAAACCCGCTTCCGGACGTCACGGAGGAAGCCGTCAGGGAGAAGATCGAGGTGGAGGGCATCCCTGACCACATCGGTTGGCCCGGAGCCCGCATGTACACCGGGCACACTCCGAACGTGCTGGACCGGCCCGCGAAAACCGTGAAGGCCGGCGTTCACGGTGTGCCGGGCGGTGAATCGGTCATGCAGCTCGACGACGTCAGCTTCGTCAACCACGGGGGCGGGACCGGGTTCCGGTACATGACCGTTCGGGAGACCGCACGCGTCATGACCTTCCCTGACCATGTGGTTCTCGGTGGGCCCCGGGGCGAGAAAATGCGGCAGTTGGGCAACGCCGTACCCGTGAAGCTCGGTGCGGTCTTCTCCAAGGCCGTCGCCGAAGCCCTCACGTCGTCGGGGGCTTTGGAGGACCCGGAGAAGCGGAAGTGA
- a CDS encoding CopG family transcriptional regulator: MTDATRKYSVSLPESLAEAARARGGPSGLSAYVAAALARQIERDNLNELIAMAEAEHGPITEEEVRQAREELRQARDEQLGSSGATAA, from the coding sequence ATGACTGATGCCACTCGCAAGTATTCCGTATCGCTTCCCGAGAGCCTGGCGGAGGCCGCGCGGGCTCGTGGCGGGCCATCGGGGTTGTCCGCATACGTGGCAGCAGCGCTCGCCAGGCAGATCGAGCGCGACAACCTCAATGAGCTGATCGCCATGGCTGAGGCCGAGCACGGCCCGATCACCGAGGAAGAGGTCCGTCAGGCGCGGGAGGAGCTGCGGCAGGCACGTGACGAGCAGCTCGGGAGCTCCGGGGCGACCGCCGCATGA
- a CDS encoding type II toxin-antitoxin system VapC family toxin, whose product MNRAVATPGGTLVLDREGLAKAVLRDRGVTKWLELAREDDLRVVTSAATLVEVVHPGVRRPALDWVLSRIVVEPVTEEVARRAAGLLADVGLHGHQHAIDAMLAATALRAPSPVTVLTSDVDDLRTLCRSGVVVIKV is encoded by the coding sequence ATGAACCGAGCAGTGGCCACACCCGGCGGCACCCTTGTGCTTGACCGTGAGGGTTTGGCGAAAGCTGTGCTCAGAGACCGAGGCGTCACGAAGTGGCTTGAGCTGGCCCGCGAAGACGATCTCCGTGTGGTCACGAGCGCCGCGACGCTCGTCGAGGTCGTTCATCCGGGTGTGCGACGTCCAGCCCTGGACTGGGTGCTCTCCCGCATTGTGGTCGAACCGGTGACCGAAGAGGTGGCACGCCGAGCCGCTGGGCTTTTGGCTGATGTGGGTCTGCACGGCCACCAGCATGCGATTGACGCGATGCTCGCGGCCACGGCCCTGAGGGCGCCGAGCCCCGTCACCGTCTTGACCTCGGACGTGGACGACCTGCGGACGCTGTGCCGATCCGGTGTGGTGGTGATCAAGGTCTGA
- a CDS encoding dihydrofolate reductase family protein, which produces MRKIVNATYMTLDGDITNMQDWHMNYFGAQAEVAARSQLAESDALIMGRKTYEGFAPAWSAQAGQNAFADRMNDITKYVVSSTLKNPDWSNCTVLDGDVAARIRELKEQDGGNILQYGFGDVTRLMLENGLLDEFRVWLHPVLSGKAQPSDLLYRDLGQHTFDLTGTETHATGLVILTYTPKR; this is translated from the coding sequence ATGCGCAAGATCGTCAACGCCACCTACATGACGCTCGACGGCGACATCACCAACATGCAGGACTGGCACATGAACTACTTCGGCGCGCAGGCCGAGGTCGCCGCCCGCAGCCAGCTCGCCGAGAGCGACGCCCTCATCATGGGCCGCAAGACCTACGAGGGCTTCGCGCCCGCCTGGTCCGCCCAGGCCGGCCAGAACGCCTTCGCCGACCGGATGAACGACATCACCAAGTACGTCGTCTCCTCCACGCTCAAGAACCCGGACTGGTCGAACTGCACGGTCCTCGACGGCGACGTCGCCGCCCGCATCCGCGAGCTGAAGGAGCAGGACGGCGGCAACATCCTCCAGTACGGCTTCGGCGACGTGACGCGCCTGATGCTGGAGAACGGCCTCCTGGACGAGTTCCGGGTGTGGCTGCACCCCGTCCTCTCCGGCAAGGCCCAGCCGTCCGACCTTCTCTACCGCGACCTCGGGCAGCACACGTTCGACCTCACCGGCACCGAGACCCACGCCACCGGCCTCGTCATCCTCACCTACACCCCGAAGCGCTGA
- a CDS encoding very short patch repair endonuclease — protein sequence MTEAVHDQQRRWKDRMPPDRAWKPRADMDRESRAAEQDRAAGGRLVRAVDIGEGRYARASIALRLYRRTRRIRAYLRWSQEGETRERYVGEVDAATRRANLAQAWSMARTAGYVTTEPLPRGSWASSHASRAVMTANKGRDTKPERMLRSALHQKGLRYRVSARPVADLRRTADVVFTKARVAVFVDGCYWHGCPEHYRPATKRAEFWQEKIAGNQARDAETTTALEERGWRVLRFWEHEDPLEAAEVVRDAVRERLEGT from the coding sequence GTGACGGAGGCCGTCCACGATCAGCAGAGGCGTTGGAAGGACCGGATGCCTCCCGACCGAGCGTGGAAGCCAAGGGCGGACATGGACAGGGAGTCCCGAGCGGCTGAGCAGGATCGAGCCGCCGGCGGCCGCCTCGTTCGCGCGGTCGACATTGGCGAGGGCCGCTACGCGCGCGCGTCCATCGCGTTGCGCCTGTACCGCAGGACTCGCCGCATCCGTGCCTACCTGCGGTGGTCGCAGGAAGGTGAGACACGGGAACGGTACGTCGGAGAGGTGGACGCCGCGACCCGTCGCGCGAACCTGGCACAGGCATGGTCCATGGCGAGGACCGCCGGTTACGTGACCACGGAGCCGCTGCCGCGCGGCTCGTGGGCGTCCTCTCACGCTTCCCGCGCGGTCATGACGGCGAACAAAGGGCGCGACACGAAGCCGGAACGGATGCTGCGCTCAGCCCTGCACCAGAAGGGGCTTCGCTACCGCGTCTCGGCGAGGCCGGTGGCGGATCTACGGCGAACAGCCGACGTGGTGTTCACCAAGGCTCGTGTCGCGGTGTTCGTCGATGGCTGCTACTGGCATGGCTGCCCCGAGCACTACCGGCCCGCCACCAAGCGTGCCGAGTTCTGGCAGGAGAAGATCGCGGGTAACCAGGCCCGGGACGCGGAGACGACCACCGCGCTCGAAGAGCGTGGTTGGAGGGTTCTCCGGTTCTGGGAACACGAGGATCCGTTGGAGGCCGCAGAGGTCGTGAGGGACGCCGTGAGAGAGAGACTCGAAGGCACGTGA
- a CDS encoding methyltransferase domain-containing protein — protein MREFGGLRRRLAEAMEASGEWPERSLWLRDAVEALPRHVFAPDRLWQWTGHAYVPVDRATAPDTWASLVYGGPDDAAVTQLTDGVPSSSLSCQGVVVDMLDSLRVEPGHRVLELGTGTGWNAALLAHRAGPGRVVSVEVDAELAEAARRRLRAAGADVAVRVGDGAAGRPDDGPWDRVIATYAVEEVPWPWVAQTRPGGRLVFPWGRLGHVALTVADDGRSATGWVQGLATFMPARGTPPGADWWHVHDARPHGTERPFRHDVRALRDDAHLLFALRVARPDVHVLPGPAPSPGPSGGEPVVRLHDGAASWAVLTGHVGAAVARQGGPRRLADEVGSAWDWWTAEGSPPLYDFGMTVTPDHSFVWCGGPEAGPVRERPAFPESWTSSAPR, from the coding sequence GTGCGGGAGTTCGGGGGGTTGCGGCGGCGGCTCGCGGAGGCGATGGAGGCGTCCGGGGAGTGGCCGGAGCGCTCGCTGTGGCTGCGGGACGCCGTGGAGGCGCTGCCCCGGCACGTCTTCGCCCCCGACCGGCTGTGGCAGTGGACGGGCCACGCCTACGTCCCCGTCGACCGGGCGACCGCGCCCGACACCTGGGCCTCCCTTGTCTACGGCGGGCCGGACGACGCGGCCGTCACGCAGCTCACCGACGGCGTCCCCTCCTCCAGCCTCTCCTGCCAGGGCGTCGTGGTGGACATGCTCGACTCCCTGCGCGTCGAGCCCGGACACCGCGTGCTGGAGCTGGGCACGGGCACGGGGTGGAACGCCGCGCTGCTCGCCCACCGCGCCGGGCCGGGGCGGGTGGTGAGCGTCGAGGTGGACGCGGAGCTGGCCGAGGCCGCGCGGCGGCGCCTGCGCGCGGCGGGCGCCGACGTCGCGGTGCGCGTCGGAGACGGCGCGGCGGGCCGTCCGGACGACGGCCCGTGGGATCGCGTGATCGCCACGTACGCCGTGGAGGAGGTGCCGTGGCCGTGGGTCGCGCAGACCCGCCCCGGCGGCCGGCTCGTGTTCCCGTGGGGGCGGCTGGGGCACGTGGCGCTCACCGTGGCGGACGACGGGCGCTCGGCGACGGGGTGGGTGCAGGGGCTCGCCACGTTCATGCCCGCGCGCGGCACCCCGCCCGGCGCCGACTGGTGGCACGTCCACGACGCCCGGCCGCACGGCACCGAGCGGCCCTTCCGCCACGACGTCCGGGCGCTGCGCGACGACGCGCACCTGCTGTTCGCCCTGCGGGTGGCCCGGCCGGACGTCCACGTCCTCCCCGGTCCGGCCCCCTCCCCCGGCCCGTCAGGCGGTGAACCGGTCGTGCGGCTGCACGACGGGGCGGCGTCCTGGGCCGTCCTCACCGGTCACGTCGGCGCGGCCGTCGCCCGCCAGGGTGGCCCCCGGCGGCTGGCCGACGAGGTGGGGAGCGCCTGGGACTGGTGGACGGCCGAGGGCTCCCCGCCGCTGTACGACTTCGGCATGACGGTCACCCCCGACCACTCCTTCGTGTGGTGCGGTGGCCCCGAGGCGGGCCCGGTGCGGGAGCGGCCCGCGTTTCCGGAATCCTGGACATCCTCGGCTCCGCGATGA
- a CDS encoding IS5 family transposase (programmed frameshift), producing the protein MVGIVERLVPDELWELFQRVVPEAPSRPQGGGRRRHGDREVLAAIVFVATSGCTWQQLPSASFGPSGATAHRRFSEWSKARVWAKLHRLVLDELGARGELDWSRCAIDSVNMRALKKGDLTGPNPVDRGKYGSKIHLITERSGLPISIGISGANLHDSQALIPLVKGIPPIRSRRGPRRRKPAKLHADKGYDYVHLRRWLRQRGITHRIARKGIESSQRLGRHRWTVERTMAWLAGCRRLHRRYERKADHFLAFTSIACTLICYRRLTK; encoded by the exons ATGGTGGGGATCGTTGAGCGGCTGGTGCCGGACGAGTTGTGGGAGTTGTTCCAGCGGGTGGTGCCGGAGGCGCCGTCGCGGCCGCAGGGCGGTGGTCGGCGTCGGCACGGCGACCGGGAGGTGCTGGCCGCGATCGTCTTCGTGGCCACGTCGGGTTGTACCTGGCAGCAGTTGCCTTCGGCGTCGTTCGGCCCGTCCGGAGCGACCGCCCACCGGCGGTTTTCGGAGTGGTCGAAGGCCAGAGTGTGGGCCAAGCTCCACCGCCTGGTCCTCGACGAACTCGGTGCCCGCGGCGAGCTGGACTGGTCACGGTGCGCGATCGACTCGGTGAACATGCGCGCCCTGAAAA AGGGGGACCTGACAGGTCCGAATCCTGTCGACCGGGGCAAGTACGGCTCGAAGATCCATCTGATCACGGAACGGTCCGGTCTGCCCATATCCATCGGCATCTCCGGGGCCAACCTGCACGACAGCCAGGCCCTGATCCCGCTCGTCAAGGGCATCCCGCCGATCCGCTCACGCCGCGGACCCCGGCGGCGCAAGCCCGCCAAACTCCACGCCGACAAGGGCTACGACTACGTCCACCTGCGGCGATGGTTACGCCAGCGCGGCATCACCCACCGCATCGCCCGCAAGGGAATCGAGTCCTCGCAACGGCTGGGCCGCCACCGCTGGACCGTCGAACGCACCATGGCCTGGCTCGCCGGCTGCCGCCGCCTACACCGACG